From a region of the Mercurialis annua linkage group LG1-X, ddMerAnnu1.2, whole genome shotgun sequence genome:
- the LOC126664974 gene encoding uncharacterized protein LOC126664974, which yields MDYSLAALKLLCAQLKDAREAPSQNALTLGAILFQRAWLQGIVVFNDDEGRLLLDDGTGVIQLSLSGDFLSRRWELGMYVMVIGGYFAAADETPMIKVHKIVDLSSSPDREAMWYLEVMEAYKLFYQPLIEDFM from the exons ATGGATTACAGTTTAGCAGCGTTGAAGCTGCTCTGCGCGCAGCTTAAAGACGCACGCGAAGCGCCTTCTCAAAACGCCTTAACTCTAGGCGCCATTTTATTCCAACGCGCTTGGTTACAGGGAATCGTAGTCTTTAACGACGACGAAGGCCGTCTTCTTCTGGATGACGGTACCGGCGTAATCCAGCTTTCTCTCTCCGGCGACTTCCTATCCCGCCGCTGGGAATTAG GAATGTATGTTATGGTGATCGGTGGTTATTTTGCCGCTGCAGATGAAACGCCCATGATTAAG GTTCACAAAATTGTTGATCTTTCATCATCTCCGGATCGAGAAGCTATGTGGTATCTTGAAGTTATGGAGGCTTATAAGCTGTTTTACCAGCCTCTGATAGAAGATTTCATGTGA
- the LOC126666070 gene encoding BTB/POZ domain-containing protein At5g17580-like, with amino-acid sequence MELFRYSNHRHYQKIGKTAVSSWLPKTTYQPDEQFLAHNVPSSLKILAARSAKVSAMLKENPNVKYSSLLQHIPTDTDILELVERFCHGYELNFSSENVISLICIANYLEMTDCYSNNNLLEMVLRFFDEKILSSWDETIKSLRFAGRSLKEAMRLGLFNACVESLVEKALVKPHLLGDPMLNSTSEEDSGDEEQEEEDYKRNSRRRLFDLGGNLEDLTVLPLQLYQPIIRTMIQRKVPKEYTAVSLYKYAEKWVVSNSEGGQNISILKRNSPRDVIEAVESLLPNENGLIPCPLLFILLKFAISCESSNECRNGLEIRIGKQLEQATVRDLVMLSQGYNTKEAKYETECLKRIVKHFYENYNSRTTSGLNSVAELIEEFLVEVSSDIDLKIDTFIAIIEISTAATSATHKTADRIYRGIDIYLDKHKYLTEAEREEVCSMLDCHKMSSEACEHAVSNGRLPLRFVVQILFVSQLKMRCLIANQVHEKIKDEEDENDVKLEGGDDEEEEVMNQMGKMSLKLSDLERKCSAMRKEVCCSNQELKKEKTSMWKQMKRKLGCTNSIQDCNSQLKRKKKKKKVYSKH; translated from the exons ATGGAATTATTTCGCTATTCTAATCACAGACACTATCAAAAGATAGGCAAGACTGCTGTGTCCtcttg gTTGCCCAAGACTACATACCAACCGGATGAGCAGTTTCTTGCACATAATGTGCCCTCATCTTTGAAAATA CTGGCAGCAAGATCAGCGAAGGTATCTGCCATGCTCAAAGAAAATCCTAATGTAAAATATTCTAGTCTTCTCCAACATATTCCTACTGATACAGATATTCTTGAGCTTGTTGAAAGATTCTGCCATGGATATGAGCTCAATTTCTCTTCTGAGAATGTCATCTCACTCATTTGCATCGCAAATTACTTGGAGATGACTGACTGTTACAGCAATAACAATCTTCTTGAAATGGTATTAAGGTTCTTTGACGAAAAAATCCTTTCTAGTTGGGATGAAACTATCAAATCTTTACGTTTCGCTGGTAGATCCTTGAAAGAAGCAATgcgtttgggtttgtttaacGCTTGCGTGGAGTCTCTTGTCGAAAAAGCACTAGTTAAGCCTCACCTTCTCGGAGATCCGATGCTGAATTCAACAAGTGAGGAGGATAGCGGAGATGAGGAGCAGGAGGAAGAAGACTATAAGCGAAATTCGAGGAGAAGGCTCTTTGATCTTGGTGGGAATTTAGAAGATCTGACAGTGCTTCCACTTCAGCTATATCAGCCCATTATTCGGACAATGATTCAGCGTAAAGTCCCAAAAGAGTACACGGCTGTTTCTCTTTATAAGTATGCAGAGAAATGGGTCGTCTCTAACAGTGAAGGAGGCCAGAATATTTCGATTCTCAAACGAAATTCCCCAAGAGATGTGATTGAAGCAGTGGAAAGCCTTCTGCCTAATGAAAATGGACTAATCCCCTGCCCGTTATTGTTCATACTGCTCAAATTCGCAATTTCTTGTGAATCAAGTAATGAATGTAGAAATGGTCTCGAGATTCGAATTGGAAAGCAGCTCGAACAAGCAACAGTCAGAGACCTAGTAATGCTCTCTCAAGGCTATAATACTAAAGAAGCAAAATATGAAACTGAATGTCTGAAGAGAATAGTGAAGCATTTTTACGAAAACTACAACAGCCGTACTACTTCTGGCCTAAACTCCGTGGCGGAACTGATAGAAGAATTCTTGGTGGAGGTTTCTAGTGATATAGATTTGAAAATCGACACGTTCATCGCGATTATCGAGATATCGACTGCAGCAACATCAGCAACTCATAAAACTGCAGATAGAATATACAGAGGTATCGATATTTACTTAGACAAGCATAAATATTTAACAGAAGCAGAAAGAGAGGAAGTATGCAGCATGTTGGATTGTCATAAAATGTCATCTGAAGCTTGCGAACATGCGGTCAGCAATGGAAGATTGCCGTTGAGATTTGTCGTGCAGATACTGTTTGTGTCACAGTTGAAAATGAGATGCTTAATAGCAAATCAGGttcatgaaaaaataaaagatgaagaagatgagaaTGATGTGAAACTAGAGGGTggtgatgatgaagaagaagaagtaatGAATCAGATGGGGAAAATGAGCTTAAAATTGAGTGATTTGGAGAGAAAATGCAGTGCGATGAGAAAGGAAGTTTGTTGCAGTAATCAAGAATTGAAAAAAGAGAAGACTAGCATGTGGAAGCAAATGAAGAGAAAATTAGGGTGCACAAACAGCATTCAAGATTGTAACAGCCAACtcaagaggaagaagaagaagaagaaggtatATTCAAAACATTGA